The Phragmitibacter flavus genome has a segment encoding these proteins:
- a CDS encoding DUF7133 domain-containing protein has product MTTIFEKSASPRDTGFQPVGETGILPVISNDSTSSLSRTTPTSQPGNMPGAPTGFKPVSLFLLILLLLLTLAPQLPAASPSDDYYTVTPYVLPNGLKLEASGLALLPNGKLAVSIRKGEIWILDNPTADPTDPKAVGYRQFATGLHEPLGMFWHEKEQALYTAQRAELTRLRDTNNDGIADEYLTAASGWGVSGNYHEYAYGPAMDRDGNLWITLNTSMGAGVKMPGFRETEKPWRGWAMRLTPDGKFEPMAAGLRSPAGVGTNAEGDVFCTDQQGNWMPTNPLFHLRKGAYFGHADAIPDMARPGSPVKDPSPVPQGITVAEAAKTVPGYALPAIWFPYVKAGQSPTGLTCNTTNGKFGPFDNQLFVAEFVLSGVMRVYLEKVDGEYQGACFNFVSNLQSAGLSLAYLPDGSMVVGESNRGWNSQGIRSFGLERIQWTGKTPFEIQKMEAQPTGFKLTFTQPVDEKIAADPATYAMTSYTYLFHQKYGSDEIDTQPVKITKAQVSEDAFTVHLTCQGLREGYVQELNLPNLRSQSNLPLRRPAAYYTLNKIPK; this is encoded by the coding sequence ATGACGACCATTTTCGAAAAAAGCGCCTCCCCCCGTGACACAGGCTTTCAGCCTGTGGGTGAGACAGGCATTTTGCCTGTCATCTCGAACGACTCCACGTCCTCGCTCTCCCGAACCACTCCCACCTCCCAGCCGGGCAACATGCCCGGCGCACCCACAGGCTTCAAGCCTGTGTCACTTTTCCTCCTGATCCTCCTCCTCCTCCTCACCCTCGCCCCCCAACTCCCCGCCGCCTCCCCCTCCGACGACTACTACACCGTCACCCCCTACGTCCTCCCCAACGGCCTCAAACTCGAAGCCAGTGGCCTCGCCCTCCTTCCCAACGGCAAACTCGCCGTCTCCATCCGCAAAGGCGAAATCTGGATTCTCGACAACCCCACCGCCGATCCCACCGACCCCAAAGCCGTCGGCTACCGTCAATTCGCCACCGGACTCCACGAACCCCTCGGCATGTTCTGGCACGAAAAAGAACAAGCCCTCTACACCGCCCAACGCGCCGAACTCACCCGCCTGCGCGACACCAACAACGACGGCATTGCCGACGAATACCTCACCGCGGCCAGCGGCTGGGGCGTCAGCGGCAACTACCACGAATACGCCTACGGACCCGCCATGGACCGCGACGGCAACCTGTGGATCACCCTCAACACCAGCATGGGCGCCGGCGTCAAGATGCCCGGCTTCCGCGAAACCGAAAAACCCTGGCGCGGCTGGGCCATGCGACTCACCCCCGACGGCAAATTCGAACCCATGGCCGCCGGTCTGCGCTCCCCTGCTGGCGTCGGCACCAACGCTGAAGGCGACGTCTTCTGCACCGATCAACAAGGCAACTGGATGCCCACCAACCCCCTCTTCCACCTCCGCAAAGGTGCCTACTTCGGCCACGCCGACGCCATTCCCGACATGGCCCGCCCCGGCTCTCCGGTAAAAGATCCCAGCCCCGTCCCCCAAGGCATCACTGTCGCCGAAGCCGCCAAAACCGTCCCCGGCTACGCCCTCCCCGCCATCTGGTTCCCGTATGTCAAAGCCGGACAAAGCCCCACCGGCCTTACCTGCAACACCACCAACGGCAAATTCGGTCCCTTCGACAACCAGCTCTTCGTCGCTGAATTCGTCCTCTCCGGCGTCATGCGCGTCTACCTCGAAAAAGTCGACGGCGAATATCAAGGCGCCTGTTTCAACTTCGTCAGCAACCTGCAAAGCGCCGGACTCAGCCTCGCCTACCTGCCCGACGGCTCCATGGTCGTCGGCGAATCCAACCGCGGCTGGAACTCCCAAGGCATCCGCTCCTTCGGACTTGAACGCATCCAGTGGACCGGCAAAACCCCTTTCGAAATCCAAAAGATGGAAGCCCAACCCACCGGCTTCAAACTCACCTTCACCCAACCCGTTGACGAAAAAATCGCCGCTGATCCTGCCACCTACGCGATGACCAGCTACACCTATTTGTTCCACCAAAAATACGGCAGCGATGAAATCGACACCCAACCCGTAAAAATCACCAAAGCCCAGGTCTCCGAAGACGCATTCACCGTCCACCTCACCTGCCAGGGCCTCCGCGAAGGTTACGTTCAAGAACTTAATCTCCCCAATCTCCGCTCCCAATCCAACCTCCCCCTCCGCCGCCCCGCCGCGTATTACACGCTGAACAAGATTCCCAAGTGA